A genomic segment from Malus domestica chromosome 05, GDT2T_hap1 encodes:
- the LOC103435652 gene encoding UDP-glycosyltransferase TURAN-like isoform X3: MTSTASLHLWQLAPLSPSEIRIQAEQRTMAGKGGKRGRACVVVLGDIGRSPRMQYHALSLARQASLEVDIVAYGGSEPHSALLEHQSIHIHKMQWQTFTRGLPNILRPFVLLIKAVTQFIMLLWFLCIKIPAPDVYLVQNPPSVPTLMAVKWASWLRKSAFIVDWHNFGYTLLALSLGRSSRFVAIYRWFERYFGKMADGSLCVTRAMQHELAQNWGIKATVLYDQPPEFFRPASLEEKHKLFCRLDKNLRQPLGVHDCTSTGSGEVNTDINDTLFTSLVGTDVTLKPHRPALIVSSTSWTPDEDFEILLEAAVMYDRRVAAILNEEDSTKEEVLWKDIHSGKQYLYPRLLFVITGKGPEKQKYEEKISRLHLKRVAFRTMWLSAEDYPLLLGSADLGVCLHTSSSGLDLPMKVVDMFGCGLPVCAVSYSCIKELVQVEKNGLLFSSSSELADELLMLFKGFPEACGSLKVLRNGALEMASSGRWATEWEEHAKALILEVISKNSD; this comes from the exons ATGACTTCAACTGCAAGTCTGCACCTTTGGCAGTTGGCACCACTCTCTCCGTCGGAGATCAGAATCCAAGCGGAACAGAGAACCATGGCCGGCAAAG GAGGGAAGAGAGGGCGGGCGTGCGTGGTGGTGCTGGGCGATATTGGGCGGAGCCCCCGTATGCAGTATCACGCTCTTTCGCTTGCCCGACAG GCTTCTCTGGAGGTAGATATTGTTGCATATGGAG GTTCCGAACCCCATTCCGCTCTACTTGAACATCAGTCCAttcacatacacaaaatg CAGTGGCAGACATTTACGCGTGGCCTGCCCAACATACTTAGACCCTTCGTGCTTTTGATCAAGGCAGTGACTCAGTTTATAATGCTTCTTTGGTTTCTTTGCATTAAGATACCTGCTCCCGATGTTTATCTAGTTCAG AATCCACCCTCTGTTCCAACCTTAATGGCTGTAAAATGGGCAAGCTGGCTTAGGAAATCTGCCTTTATTGTTGACTGGCATAATTTTGGATATACTTTACTGGCATTGTCTCTTGGAAGAAGTAGTAGATTTGTGGCAATATACCGTTG GTTTGAGAGGTATTTCGGGAAGATGGCAGATGGTTCCCTATGTGTAACGAGGGCAATGCAACATGAATTGGCTCAAAATTGGGGAATTAA AGCCACAGTTTTATATGATCAGCCTCCTGAGTTTTTCCGACCTGCTTCACTTGAAGAAAAGCATAAG TTGTTCTGCAGATTAGATAAAAATCTAAGGCAGCCACTTGGTGTTCATGATTGCACTAGCACTG GATCAGGGGAAGTGAATACAGACATAAACGATACTCTATTTACCTCTCTGGTTGGTACTGACGTTACTTTGAAGCCACACAGGCCAGCACTCATAGTTAGCAGTACAAGCTG GACTCCTGACGAAGATTTTGAAATTCTCTTGGAAGCAGCTGTCATGTATGACAGGCGTGTTGCTGCTATTTTAAATGAAGAAGATTCTACTAAAGAAGAGGTTCTTTGGAAGGATATTCATAGTGGGAAGCAATACTTATACCCTAGGCTGTTATTTGTCATTACTG GTAAAGGGCCCGAAAAgcaaaaatatgaagaaaaaattaGCAGATTACACCTCAAACGCGTGGCATTTCGTACTATGTGGTTGTCTGCTGAGGACTATCCATTGCTTCTTG GATCAGCGGATCTTGGTGTATGCTTGCATACGTCCTCATCAGGGTTGGATCTTCCCATGAAG GTCGTGGACATGTTTGGCTGTGGACTGCCAGTTTGTGCTGTTTCCTACTCATG CATCAAGGAACTAGTGCAAGTTGAGAAAAACGGCCTTCTGTTTTCATCGTCTTCAGAACTAGCGGATGAACTTTTG ATGCTGTTCAAGGGTTTTCCAGAGGCATGTGGTTCCTTGAAGGTTCTCAGGAACGGTGCATTGGAAATGGCTTCATCTGGGAGGTGGGCTACTGAGTGGGAAGAGCATGCCAAAGCATTAATACTAGAG GTTATCTCTAAAAACTCAGATTGA
- the LOC103435652 gene encoding UDP-glycosyltransferase TURAN-like isoform X1 — MTSTASLHLWQLAPLSPSEIRIQAEQRTMAGKGGKRGRACVVVLGDIGRSPRMQYHALSLARQASLEVDIVAYGGSEPHSALLEHQSIHIHKMQQWQTFTRGLPNILRPFVLLIKAVTQFIMLLWFLCIKIPAPDVYLVQNPPSVPTLMAVKWASWLRKSAFIVDWHNFGYTLLALSLGRSSRFVAIYRWFERYFGKMADGSLCVTRAMQHELAQNWGIKATVLYDQPPEFFRPASLEEKHKLFCRLDKNLRQPLGVHDCTSTGSGEVNTDINDTLFTSLVGTDVTLKPHRPALIVSSTSWTPDEDFEILLEAAVMYDRRVAAILNEEDSTKEEVLWKDIHSGKQYLYPRLLFVITGKGPEKQKYEEKISRLHLKRVAFRTMWLSAEDYPLLLGSADLGVCLHTSSSGLDLPMKVVDMFGCGLPVCAVSYSCIKELVQVEKNGLLFSSSSELADELLMLFKGFPEACGSLKVLRNGALEMASSGRWATEWEEHAKALILEVISKNSD; from the exons ATGACTTCAACTGCAAGTCTGCACCTTTGGCAGTTGGCACCACTCTCTCCGTCGGAGATCAGAATCCAAGCGGAACAGAGAACCATGGCCGGCAAAG GAGGGAAGAGAGGGCGGGCGTGCGTGGTGGTGCTGGGCGATATTGGGCGGAGCCCCCGTATGCAGTATCACGCTCTTTCGCTTGCCCGACAG GCTTCTCTGGAGGTAGATATTGTTGCATATGGAG GTTCCGAACCCCATTCCGCTCTACTTGAACATCAGTCCAttcacatacacaaaatg CAGCAGTGGCAGACATTTACGCGTGGCCTGCCCAACATACTTAGACCCTTCGTGCTTTTGATCAAGGCAGTGACTCAGTTTATAATGCTTCTTTGGTTTCTTTGCATTAAGATACCTGCTCCCGATGTTTATCTAGTTCAG AATCCACCCTCTGTTCCAACCTTAATGGCTGTAAAATGGGCAAGCTGGCTTAGGAAATCTGCCTTTATTGTTGACTGGCATAATTTTGGATATACTTTACTGGCATTGTCTCTTGGAAGAAGTAGTAGATTTGTGGCAATATACCGTTG GTTTGAGAGGTATTTCGGGAAGATGGCAGATGGTTCCCTATGTGTAACGAGGGCAATGCAACATGAATTGGCTCAAAATTGGGGAATTAA AGCCACAGTTTTATATGATCAGCCTCCTGAGTTTTTCCGACCTGCTTCACTTGAAGAAAAGCATAAG TTGTTCTGCAGATTAGATAAAAATCTAAGGCAGCCACTTGGTGTTCATGATTGCACTAGCACTG GATCAGGGGAAGTGAATACAGACATAAACGATACTCTATTTACCTCTCTGGTTGGTACTGACGTTACTTTGAAGCCACACAGGCCAGCACTCATAGTTAGCAGTACAAGCTG GACTCCTGACGAAGATTTTGAAATTCTCTTGGAAGCAGCTGTCATGTATGACAGGCGTGTTGCTGCTATTTTAAATGAAGAAGATTCTACTAAAGAAGAGGTTCTTTGGAAGGATATTCATAGTGGGAAGCAATACTTATACCCTAGGCTGTTATTTGTCATTACTG GTAAAGGGCCCGAAAAgcaaaaatatgaagaaaaaattaGCAGATTACACCTCAAACGCGTGGCATTTCGTACTATGTGGTTGTCTGCTGAGGACTATCCATTGCTTCTTG GATCAGCGGATCTTGGTGTATGCTTGCATACGTCCTCATCAGGGTTGGATCTTCCCATGAAG GTCGTGGACATGTTTGGCTGTGGACTGCCAGTTTGTGCTGTTTCCTACTCATG CATCAAGGAACTAGTGCAAGTTGAGAAAAACGGCCTTCTGTTTTCATCGTCTTCAGAACTAGCGGATGAACTTTTG ATGCTGTTCAAGGGTTTTCCAGAGGCATGTGGTTCCTTGAAGGTTCTCAGGAACGGTGCATTGGAAATGGCTTCATCTGGGAGGTGGGCTACTGAGTGGGAAGAGCATGCCAAAGCATTAATACTAGAG GTTATCTCTAAAAACTCAGATTGA
- the LOC103435652 gene encoding UDP-glycosyltransferase TURAN-like isoform X2 — MTSTASLHLWQLAPLSPSEIRIQAEQRTMAGKGGKRGRACVVVLGDIGRSPRMQYHALSLARQASLEVDIVAYGGSEPHSALLEHQSIHIHKMQQWQTFTRGLPNILRPFVLLIKAVTQFIMLLWFLCIKIPAPDVYLVQNPPSVPTLMAVKWASWLRKSAFIVDWHNFGYTLLALSLGRSSRFVAIYRWFERYFGKMADGSLCVTRAMQHELAQNWGIKATVLYDQPPEFFRPASLEEKHKLFCRLDKNLRQPLGVHDCTSTGEVNTDINDTLFTSLVGTDVTLKPHRPALIVSSTSWTPDEDFEILLEAAVMYDRRVAAILNEEDSTKEEVLWKDIHSGKQYLYPRLLFVITGKGPEKQKYEEKISRLHLKRVAFRTMWLSAEDYPLLLGSADLGVCLHTSSSGLDLPMKVVDMFGCGLPVCAVSYSCIKELVQVEKNGLLFSSSSELADELLMLFKGFPEACGSLKVLRNGALEMASSGRWATEWEEHAKALILEVISKNSD; from the exons ATGACTTCAACTGCAAGTCTGCACCTTTGGCAGTTGGCACCACTCTCTCCGTCGGAGATCAGAATCCAAGCGGAACAGAGAACCATGGCCGGCAAAG GAGGGAAGAGAGGGCGGGCGTGCGTGGTGGTGCTGGGCGATATTGGGCGGAGCCCCCGTATGCAGTATCACGCTCTTTCGCTTGCCCGACAG GCTTCTCTGGAGGTAGATATTGTTGCATATGGAG GTTCCGAACCCCATTCCGCTCTACTTGAACATCAGTCCAttcacatacacaaaatg CAGCAGTGGCAGACATTTACGCGTGGCCTGCCCAACATACTTAGACCCTTCGTGCTTTTGATCAAGGCAGTGACTCAGTTTATAATGCTTCTTTGGTTTCTTTGCATTAAGATACCTGCTCCCGATGTTTATCTAGTTCAG AATCCACCCTCTGTTCCAACCTTAATGGCTGTAAAATGGGCAAGCTGGCTTAGGAAATCTGCCTTTATTGTTGACTGGCATAATTTTGGATATACTTTACTGGCATTGTCTCTTGGAAGAAGTAGTAGATTTGTGGCAATATACCGTTG GTTTGAGAGGTATTTCGGGAAGATGGCAGATGGTTCCCTATGTGTAACGAGGGCAATGCAACATGAATTGGCTCAAAATTGGGGAATTAA AGCCACAGTTTTATATGATCAGCCTCCTGAGTTTTTCCGACCTGCTTCACTTGAAGAAAAGCATAAG TTGTTCTGCAGATTAGATAAAAATCTAAGGCAGCCACTTGGTGTTCATGATTGCACTAGCACTG GGGAAGTGAATACAGACATAAACGATACTCTATTTACCTCTCTGGTTGGTACTGACGTTACTTTGAAGCCACACAGGCCAGCACTCATAGTTAGCAGTACAAGCTG GACTCCTGACGAAGATTTTGAAATTCTCTTGGAAGCAGCTGTCATGTATGACAGGCGTGTTGCTGCTATTTTAAATGAAGAAGATTCTACTAAAGAAGAGGTTCTTTGGAAGGATATTCATAGTGGGAAGCAATACTTATACCCTAGGCTGTTATTTGTCATTACTG GTAAAGGGCCCGAAAAgcaaaaatatgaagaaaaaattaGCAGATTACACCTCAAACGCGTGGCATTTCGTACTATGTGGTTGTCTGCTGAGGACTATCCATTGCTTCTTG GATCAGCGGATCTTGGTGTATGCTTGCATACGTCCTCATCAGGGTTGGATCTTCCCATGAAG GTCGTGGACATGTTTGGCTGTGGACTGCCAGTTTGTGCTGTTTCCTACTCATG CATCAAGGAACTAGTGCAAGTTGAGAAAAACGGCCTTCTGTTTTCATCGTCTTCAGAACTAGCGGATGAACTTTTG ATGCTGTTCAAGGGTTTTCCAGAGGCATGTGGTTCCTTGAAGGTTCTCAGGAACGGTGCATTGGAAATGGCTTCATCTGGGAGGTGGGCTACTGAGTGGGAAGAGCATGCCAAAGCATTAATACTAGAG GTTATCTCTAAAAACTCAGATTGA
- the LOC103435658 gene encoding uncharacterized protein, with translation MGERKVLNKYYPPDFDPSKLPRIRRPKNQQIKVRMMLPMSIRCNTCGNYIYKGTKFNSRKEDVVGETYLGIQIFRFYFKCTKCSAELAMKTDPQNSDYVVEAGATRNFEPWRNEDEEVDKEKQKRESEEMGDAMRALENRTQDSKREMDVMAALDEMKSMKSRHATVSVDAMLEALKQTSVQKEKRIEEEDEAVIKSIVFHNSKDYIKRIHDEDLDDEEDMIEPLSGNGETSPKRKKLTHGLPTNSTDWLTNSSISDRGNRNGSEAAKFPFKSSTVRVAIVKKPVAVEGKKSAEAEDKKKQSGEEVQNSTKPDKSKTNATTNVLQSLCQYDSDDSDE, from the exons ATGGGAGAACGTAAGGTTCTGAACAAGTACTATCCGCCGGACTTCGACCCCTCGAAGCTGCCCAGGATCAGGAGGCCAAAGAATCAACAGATAAAGGTGCGGATGATGCTTCCGATGAGCATTCGCTGCAACACCTGCGGCAATTACATCTACAAAGGCACCAAATTTAATTCTCGCAAAGAAGATGTCGTTGGAGAG ACGTATTTGGGAATTCAAATATTCAGATTTTACTTCAAATGTACCAAGTGCTCTGCCGAGCTCGCGATGAAGACAGACCCACAGAATTCTGACTATGTTGTTGAGGCTGGTGCGACACGTAATTTTGAACCCTGGCGCAATGAAGATGAG gaAGTAGATAAGGAGAAACAGAAAAGGGAGTCCGAAGAAATGGGAGATGCTATGAGAGCCTTGGAGAATAGAACACAGGATTCAAAAAGAGAGATGGACGTCATGGCTGCCTTGGATGAGATGAAGTCCATGAAG TCCAGGCATGCGACTGTGAGTGTGGATGCTATGTTGGAGGCTTTGAAACAAACATCCGTGCAAAAG GAAAAAAGGATTGAAGAGGAGGATGAAGCAGTCATAAAATCAATAGTATTCCAT AACTCAAAAGACTATATTAAAAGAATTCACGATGAAGATTTAGatgatgaagaagatatgaTTGAGCCTTTAAGTGGCAACGGTGAAACCTCACCGAAG CGGAAAAAGCTTACTCACGGGCTTCCTACCAATTCAACAGATTGGTTGACAAACAGCAGTATTTCTGATAGAG GGAATCGAAATGGCTCAGAAGCTGCTAAATTCCCTTTTAAGTCCTCCACTGTTAGGGTTGCTATAGTTAAGAAACCAGTTGCGGTTGAAGGCAAAAAGTCAGCGGAAGCAGAAGACAAGAAGAAACAATCGGGAGAGGAGGTTCAAAATTCGACAAAACCAGATAAGAGCAAAACCAATGCTACAACCAATGTTTTACAATCATTGTGCCAATATGACAGTGACGATAGTGATGAATGA
- the LOC103419871 gene encoding bystin-like — translation MGKKRQRERHQNPEPFLAEENGSVASKKRTKSKQHQQEEKLISSGMSSKILKQALAQQREIEDEENRAQNPNNSLLDVSEEPRKEVADGEEEDIDDFGGFSETQSRFDGYDESDENGEKPLHEIDEHDEKILEQFLSKDAGPQRTLADLIVARIKENDSNVGSDARPLPKLDTSVIDLYKGVGKFLNKYTAGKIPKAFKHIPSVPRWEDVLYLTEPENWSPNAMYQATRIFASNLSKEKVERFYKLVLLPRVREDIRKPKRLHFALYQSLKKSLYKPAAFFIGILFPLCESGTCNLREAVIFGSIIQKVSIPPLHSSVALMKLAEMKYCGTTSYFIKLLLDKKYALPYRVLDALVAHFMRFMEETRVMPVIWHQSLLTFVQRYKNELQKEDKDNLRNLLETQKHYLVTPEIRRELENSRNRGEKEDDLMSIASPVGVINKPFEEDWFDIPEVPMEDD, via the exons ATGGGCAAGAAGAGGCAGAGAGAGAGGCACCAGAATCCGGAGCCGTTCCTCGCCGAAGAAAATGGCTCCGTCGCCTCCAAGAAGCGGACCAAGTCGAAGCAGCACCAGCAGGAGGAGAAGCTCATATCTTCCGGAATGAGCTCTAAGATCCTCAAACAGGCTCTGGCTCAGCAGCGGGAGATAGAGGACGAGGAGAACCGCGctcaaaaccctaacaattcgCTTCTGGATGTATCGGAAGAGCCGCGGAAGGAGGTGGCCGACGGCGAAGAGGAGGATATCGATGATTTCGGTGGATTCTCTGAAACGCAGAGCCGATTTGACGGTTATGAT GAAAGTGATGAAAATGGCGAGAAGCCATTACATGAGATTGATGAACATGATGAGAAAATATTGGAGCAATTCTTGTCAAAGGATGCCGGTCCGCAGCGTACTCTGGCAGACCTCATTGTCGCAAGAATTAAAGAGAACGATTCAAATGTCGGCTCAG ATGCGAGGCCTCTGCCTAAATTGGATACCTCTGTCATAGATTTGTATAAGGG GGTTGGCAAGTTTCTTAATAAGTACACTGCTGGAAAGATTCCCAAGGCATTCAAACACATCCCTTCAGTGCCACGATGGGAGGATGTCCTATATTTGACTGAGCCTGAGAATTGGTCACCAAATGCAATGTATCAAGCTACGAGGATTTTTGCTTCCAATTTGAGTAAGGAGAAGGTAGAACGTTTCTACAAGCTTGTGTTGCTCCCAAGGGTGAGGGAAGACATCCGCAAACCCAAGCGCTTGCATTTTGCACTATATCAATCTTTGAAGAAGTCTTTGTACAAGCCTGCGGCCTTTTTTATAGGAATACTGTTTCCCTTGTGTGAG TCAGGGACATGTAATCTAAGGGAAGCTGTTATTTTTGGGAGCATTATACAGAAGGTCTCCATTCCTCCACTTCATTCTAG TGTTGCATTAATGAAGCTTGCAGAAATGAAATACTGTGGCACAACGAG TTATTTTATAAAGCTTCTTTTGGATAAAAAGTATGCCTTGCCATATCGCGTACTCGACGCTCTTGTTGCacattttatgagatttatggaGGAAACAAGAGTAATGCCTGTGATATGGCACCAGTCACTTCTTACATTTGTGCAAAG GTACAAAAATGAATTGCAAAAGGAGGATAAAGATAATCTCAGAAATCTTCTTGAAACGCAAAAACACTATTTG GTAACCCCTGAAATAAGAAGGGAACTAGAAAATAGCCGCAATCGTGGTGAGAAAGAGGATGATCTCATGTCAATTG CTTCTCCAGTTGGTGTGATCAATAAACCTTTCGAAGAGGATTGGTTTGACATTCCAGAGGTGCCTATGGAGGATGACTAG
- the LOC103452965 gene encoding deoxypodophyllotoxin synthase-like, whose protein sequence is MGSLAPPQLPTINFSAEDLKPGSSSWLSTAKQVRCALEEYGSFVARYDQISPELHNNIFGQAADLFEVPLENKVKNVGEQPYHGYMGPNPAIPLYESLCIDNVTSPQATHKFKNLMWPAGKKNFSETTDSFGQLLADLDRTVGQMIFDSFGVGNEYESVACCNSHLLRFIKYKVPEDPDITLRFPMHTDNNFTTIVVQHDVSGLEVKTKEGDWINIESVPSHFLFMAAEGLQVWSNDRIKACQHRVKHRGDKTRYSLGLFTFNNGVIQVPKELVDDEHPLLYNPCDSRGYTRFHASAESKKAASRIKAYCGIQVEN, encoded by the exons ATGGGTTCCCTAGCACCTCCCCAGCTTCCTACCATCAACTTCTCTGCCGAAGACTTGAAGCCCGGATCAAGTTCTTGGTTGTCCACCGCCAAACAAGTCCGCTGTGCACTCGAAGAATACGGTTCTTTCGTCGCACGGTACGATCAAATATCTCCAGAGCTTCACAACAACATCTTCGGCCAGGCCGCAGATCTGTTTGAGGTTCCCTTAGAAAACAAGGTAAAGAACGTCGGTGAGCAACCATATCATGGGTATATGGGTCCAAACCCCGCCATTCCACTCTACGAGAGCTTGTGCATCGATAATGTGACATCCCCCCAGGCAACTCACAAGTTCAAGAATCTGATGTGGCCTGCTGGAAAGAAAAACTTCAG TGAAACCACAGATTCATTTGGCCAGTTATTAGCTGATTTGGATCGAACAGTGGGACAAATGATATTCGATAGCTTTGGGGTAGGAAACGAATACGAGTCTGTTGCTTGTTGCAACAGTCACCTCCTTAGATTCATCAAATATAAGGTGCCGGAGGACCCTGATATTACGTTAAGGTTTCCAATGCATACAGATAATAACTTCACAACCATAGTTGTTCAGCATGATGTTAGTGGGTTGGAGGTTAAAACAAAGGAAGGTGATTGGATTAATATCGAGTCTGTACCTTCGCACTTCTTATTCATGGCAGCCGAAGGATTGCAG GTATGGAGCAACGACAGAATAAAAGCTTGCCAACATCGAGTAAAACATCGCGGAGACAAGACAAGATACTCTCTCGGTCTGTTTACATTCAACAATGGAGTCATACAAGTACCAAAAGAACTAGTGGACGATGAGCACCCGCTGCTCTATAACCCATGTGACAGTCGTGGCTATACACGATTTCATGCTTCAGCAGAGTCCAAGAAGGCAGCTTCTCGTATCAAAGCTTACTGCGGCATCCAAgttgaaaactaa
- the LOC139196218 gene encoding uncharacterized protein, translating to MEEDEDDYHRRQKASHSRRVMEAVGQIAKPRRVANLDRKMEKQGAQNDLNVLAQSPVFDELLQGNSSRCTYWVNGTQYEGSYYLADGIYPRWSTFVKTVPHPLTEKGKHFAKCQEGCRKDVEHCFGILQARWVIIRAATRMFDVEAFRSIMMTCIILHNMIVEDEYDYDVVDEYEPDPMNNSRTRIYCAHDGTEDPVQHEPLERDGRYNELIVQRYTNVQEPYWHVTCQNDLIEHQWGLHEGEDN from the exons atggaggaggatgaggatgattaccatagaaggcagaaggcctcacattcccgccgtGTCATGGAAGCCGTGGGCCAGATAGCCAAACCAAGACGTGTTGCAAACCTCGAtagaaaaatggaaaaacaag gagctcagaatgacctaaatgtccttgcccaatccccagtgttcgacGAACTGCTGCAAGGAAACTCGTCGAGATGCACATATTGGGTTAATGGTACCCAATACGAGGGATCATACTACCTTGCagatggcatttacccaaggtggtcaacatttgtcaaaacagtgccacatccaTTGACTGAAAAGGGaaaacactttgcaaaatgtcaagaagggtgtaggaaggatgtcgagcattgttttggtatcctgcaagCTCGTTGGGTGATTATCAGGGCTGCAactagaatgtttgatgtcgaggcttttcgatccatcatgatgacgtgtattattctccacaacatgattgttgaagatgagtatgattatgatgtcgtcgatgaatatgagccggatccgatgaacaactcaagaacacgtatctaTTGTGCTCATGATGGGACCGAAGATCCAGTGCAACACGAGCCGTTGGAAcgcgatggacgttacaatgaattgatcgttCAGCGGTACACTAATGTGCAAGAGCCATACTGGCACGTAACCTGCcagaatgacttgattgagcaccagtgGGGATTGCATGAAGGCGAAGATAATTAG